One part of the Eucalyptus grandis isolate ANBG69807.140 chromosome 10, ASM1654582v1, whole genome shotgun sequence genome encodes these proteins:
- the LOC104421921 gene encoding scarecrow-like protein 9 → MDRPPDELNSFNDGYVLDDSDGAAFSIFPEDDLVSRLTIDDMFNDFTYSHSYAPPLGANLGKELAEDYDFGDEALKYINQMLMEEDIEEKSIVCQKALALEAAEKSFYEVIGERYPPAADQHPLPNQTNESLCGSSAGAINWVEWEPHCGSQEHAVHTTVSQSISSSIGQSFDGVFVSISTTGHAESLASDVAWPELVGSECVIQFNGNGDEAGELLSFGNGILVDPERGEFSIDEPSEEATSLVPNLENDENMFFDLGQYRGKKNPLREDVNLEEGRMNKHSSVYTESTVRSEMFDIVLLNRKGSEAALRETLWNVMKNGRLKAPNERKARGKKQGRRKKDVVDLRTLLTLCAQAVNMGDQGSAGELLKQIRRHASPTGDGMQRMAHYFANGLEARLAGSGSQIYKALMARPMSVVDFLKAYHLLLAACPFMKLSNFFSNKTILDVANKAAKLHIVDFGTLYGFQWPGLIEHLSSSPGGPPKLQITGIDLPQPGFKPAEIVEETGKRLASYAKTFNVPFKFNAIAKNWDTIKVEELNIQSDEILVVTIHHILDETVMAESPRDVVLNLIRKMNPDVFILGVKSGGHGVPFFASRFREALFHYSAIFDMLEATVPRDAPERLLLEQEVAGRKAMNVIACEGSERIERPETYKMSHVRNLRAGFRQLPLDKDRASLAKDRLKSYYHKDFEIEEDGQWLLQGWKGRIVYALSTWRPDC, encoded by the coding sequence atggaTCGACCACCAGACGAACTCAATAGCTTCAATGATGGGTATGTACTCGATGATAGTGATGGTGCAGCCTTTTCGATCTTTCCAGAGGATGATCTTGTTAGTAGGCTAACGATTGACGACATGTTCAATGACTTTACCTATAGCCATTCGTATGCGCCTCCTTTGGGTGCTAACCTTGGGAAGGAACTGGCCGAGGACTATGATTTTGGTGATGAAGCTCTCAAGTACATAAACCAGATGCTTATGGAGGAAGACATAGAAGAGAAGAGCATCGTGTGTCAGAAGGCTTTGGCACTCGAGGCAGCTGAGAAATCATTCTATGAGGTCATTGGGGAAAGGTATCCACCAGCTGCAGATCAGCATCCGTTACCTAATCAAACCAACGAGAGCTTGTGTGGCAGTAGCGCTGGTGCAATTAACTGGGTTGAGTGGGAGCCGCACTGTGGATCACAAGAGCATGCTGTCCACACCACAGTGTCTCAATCTATCTCGTCGTCAATTGGGCAGTCATTTGATGGTGTCTTTGTTAGTATCAGTACCACTGGACATGCTGAATCTCTGGCCAGCGACGTTGCTTGGCCTGAACTTGTTGGAAGTGAGTGTGTTATACAGTTCAACGGCAATGGTGATGAAGCGGGAGAGTTGCTCAGTTTTGGAAATGGAATTCTAGTTGATCCAGAGAGGGGTGAATTTTCCATTGATGAACCATCTGAAGAGGCTACAAGTTTGGTTCCAAATCTAGAGAATGATGAGAACATGTTTTTCGATCTGGGACAATACAGGGGAAAGAAAAATCCTTTGCGGGAGGATGTGAACTTAGAAGAAGGAAGGATGAACAAGCATTCATCTGTTTACACCGAATCAACTGTGAGGTCGGAGATGTTTGATATAGTGTTGCTAAATCGTAAAGGAAGCGAAGCTGCCCTTCGCGAAACTCTATGGAATGTGATGAAGAATGGCCGACTGAAAGCGCCGAATGAGAGGAAGGCCCGTGGCAAGAAGCAAGGCAGGCGCAAGAAGGATGTGGTTGACTTGAGAACTCTTTTGACACTTTGTGCACAAGCTGTTAATATGGGCGATCAAGGAAGTGCAGGCGAGCTGCTCAAGCAGATCAGAAGGCATGCATCTCCCACTGGGGACGGGATGCAAAGGATGGCACACTATTTTGCAAATGGCCTTGAGGCACGCCTCGCCGGGTCAGGCTCCCAGATTTACAAGGCTCTCATGGCTAGGCCGATGTCGGTTGTTGACTTCTTGAAGGCTTATCATCTCCTTCTTGCAGCTTGTCCATTTATGAAGCTCTCGAATTTCTTCTCGAACAAGACAATATTGGACGTGGCCAACAAGGCAGCCAAGTTGCACATCGTTGATTTCGGAACTCTCTATGGTTTCCAATGGCCTGGCCTCATAGAGCATCTCTCATCAAGCCCCGGTGGACCACCGAAGCTTCAGATTACTGGGATTGATCTGCCACAACCAGGATTTAAACCAGCGGAAATTGTTGAGGAAACCGGGAAACGCTTGGCGAGCTATGCCAAAACTTTTAATGTCCCCTTCAAGTTCAATGCTATAGCAAAGAATTGGGATACTATTAAAGTCGAGGAGCTAAATATCCAGAGCGATGAAATCCTTGTCGTTACTATTCACCATATACTCGATGAAACAGTGATGGCGGAGAGTCCACGAGATGTTGTACTGAATCTGATCAGAAAGATGAATCCGGATGTTTTTATCCTGGGAGTCAAAAGTGGTGGCCATGGTGTCCCCTTTTTCGCCTCCCGATTCCGGGAGGCGCTCTTCCATTATTCGGCTATCTTTGACATGCTCGAGGCGACCGTGCCTCGTGACGCCCCGGAGAGGTTGCTGCTCGAGCAAGAGGTAGCCGGGAGGAAGGCGATGAACGTAATTGCCTGCGAAGGCTCAGAGAGGATTGAGAGACCCGAGACGTACAAAATGTCGCATGTGCGAAACCTGAGGGCCGGGTTTAGGCAGCTACCTTTGGATAAGGATAGGGCGAGCTTGGCGAAGGACAGGCTGAAATCTTACTATCATAAGGATTTTGAGATAGAAGAAGATGGGCAGTGGCTATTGCAGGGATGGAAGGGCAGGATTGTCTATGCGCTGTCGACCTGGAGGCCTGACTGTTGA
- the LOC120288974 gene encoding uncharacterized protein LOC120288974, with translation MILISAMPKIKAPELKKLVREQLGVNVTFSQCRRTKLKVLKELQGNYKKEYAQMHDYLGELYTASPSSNFKLKVERPWPNSLPVFDRVYICFDACKKGFLAGCRKIIGLDGCFLRGLIKGELLCAVGRDVNNQMYPVAWAVVRIKNKDTWTWFIELLKSDLDMCNGDGWALISDQQKSIGCVQGTFIPTGVKNTKENSC, from the exons ATGATTCTCATTTCTGCAATGCCTAAAATCAAAGCACCTGAGTTAAAGAAATTAGTTAGAGAACAACTTGGAGTAAATGTCACTTTCAGTCAGTGTAGGAGAACAAAGCTGAAAGTATTGAAGGAATTGCAAGGCAATTACAAGAAGGAATATGCACAGATGCACGACTACTTGGGAGAGCTTTACACTGCAAGCCCATCAagcaattttaaattgaaagttgaaaggcCATGGCCAAATTCTCTACCAGTATTTGATAGGGTTTACATTTGCTTTGATGCTTGCAAGAAAGGTTTTTTGGCTGGATGTAGAAAGATCATTGGATTAGATGGATGTTTTTTGAGGGGTTTGATCAAGGGTGAGTTGTTATGTGCCGTTGGAAGGGATGTCAACAATCAAATGTATCCAGTGGCATGGGCAGTGGTAAGAATCAAGAATAAGGACACATGGACTTGGTTTATCGAATTGTTGAAGTCAGACCTCGATATGTGTAATGGTGACGGATGGGCGTTGATAAGTGATCAACAAAAg AGCATAGGATGTGTGCAAGGCACATTTATTCCAACTGGGGTCAAAAATACAAAGGAAAACAGTTGTTGA